Part of the Phycisphaerae bacterium genome, CGGGCGTCCCGGCTTCTTGCGTTCGACTTCGCGCGGGTCGCGAGTGAGAAATCGGCCGTCCCGCAGCGAAGCGACAAATTCCGGATTGACCTTCAGGAGCGCTCGGGCAACACCAAGCATCACCGCGCCGGCCTGACCAGTTCCGCCGCCGCCGTGCACATTGGCGAATACGTCGTACTTGCCGAATGTCTTCGTCGCCTTCAGCGGTGCGACGATGTCCGCACGATCGCGAACAGAGAAGAAGAAGCCTTCAATCGGCTTGTCATTGATCACAAACTTGCCATCGCCCGGTCGGATCCGAACGCGGGCCACCGCCGTCTTGCGGCGACCGGTGCCCCAGAAATAGCCGTTCTTCATGACGCCAGCGGCCGGCTTTTCCGCCACGGCCGTCGCGCTTTCGCCGCCCGTCACATTCATTCCCGTCGCTTGGTCAGACACTTCGTGAAACTCCTGCAAGGATCTATTTATCCGAGACTCCGCTTTCGTGACTGGCCAAGCAGAGAGCATCGGCCCACCCCGCGCGTGAGTCGATTACCTGTTATTCGCCGTCATACACCAGCGGTTCGCACTTCTGTGCGGCATGCGGATGCTCCGGACCGGCATATACCTTCAACTTCGTGAGCAGCCGACGCCCCATCGCATTCTTGGGCAACATGCGTCGCACAGCCCACCACAGAATCCTCTCGGGATGCTTCGCCATCATGCTCTTGTACGGCGTGACGTTCAGACCGTCGGAGTAGTATGTATAGTTCACATACTTGTACTCCTCGTCCTTGCGGCCGGTCACGCGGATCTTCTCCGCGTTGGTGACCACCACAAAATCGCCCGTATCGACATGGGCGGTATAGGTCGGCTTGTGCTTGCCCATCAAGACGACGGCGATGCGCGCCGCGAGGCGACCGAGCACCTTTCCGTCGGCGTCGACGGAGTACCATTTTCTCTCAACTTCGTTGGGCTTCGCGAGATAGCACTTCTGCGTGACAAAGGACATGTTCAACTTCCAGCTAATCCACGGTTCGCAAACACTTACCAGAATCCCGCAGTATAGCCGGCTGCATCCCTGCGTCAAGGCCCGCCCGCACCCTGCCCAAGGCAGATGGAACCGTCCCCGTCACCCCTGCATTGTTTATCCGGGACGGCCCGTTCCCGTCCGCACGCCCAAGGCGACCAGTCCCTGATCCCGTCCAGAGCGCCCCGCGGGTGGATCAACGCCCTCCCCATCTCCCTGTCCGGACTGATATGCAACCCCCGGTGAACTCCCGGCGCCAAATCAACCGCCGACCCTGCCTAAACTCACGTCAAAACCCGTCTTAACGCATCCCGGCGGTATTGAAAAATCCGCCGAAGGTCCGGGGCCACGAAGAGTTGGTTTACCAATCGGCCGCCCGGCACCCGATAGGTCACCCGATCGCGAACGATGGTTCCACCCTCGGCCGCCTGAAACGTGTGCTCATGGCGCCACAGGCGGTACGGCCCCTTGCGCTGTTCGTCCACAAATCGGAACGGGGGTTCCCATGCCGTGATTTCCGAACGCCACCGCATGGGAAGGCCGCGAACCTTCAAGCGGTAATCGATCAACGTTCCCTCAGCCATTGGGATAGGTCGCGGAGTCAGCACTTCGAATCGCAGAAACGGCGGTGTGATCTGCTCGAGATTAAAAGCGTCGCCGAAGAAGTCAAAAACCCGATCGATCGCTTGGGGTACGTGAAGCTCGGCATCCAGTACAAAAGCGCCGACCGGGTCGGCGGCGTTTCTGATCGTGACCTCGTCCGACACGCTGATCAGCGTCGGCGATTTCTGATACGGCATGTCGCATCTTACAGGTCGAGCTACCATCAATTTGAACTCCCTATCAGCGGGACCCACGTTTCAATCCGGCTTCGACACTATCTGATTCTCCATCTCACCATTGGAGAAAGCGGCCTATTGCCGGTGCCGGAGATGATAGCGCGCCGCGGGCGCGACGGCGGATTGAAACAGCCTCTCAATTCGGTCGAAAACACAGAAATCGAATGGGCAGAGCCGCAATCAGCTCATTGCCTTCTCCGGAATTCCGGCGAACCGACGCATTCGTCCCCGTCAGGCCCCGTGCCGACTATGATTCACCGAAATCGAAAATTGAGAGAACCCTGACGAGAGCTCCGTAAATCATGTCAACCGGCTTAATGTGGTTCCGCCGCGATCTGCGGTTGCGCGACAACACGGCATTGCATCACGCCCTCGCAGCGTGCGAAAAAGTCTATTGCGTTTTCTGTTTCGACCGCGAAATCCTGGACCGCATCGAAGACAAGTCGGACCGTCGCGTCGATTTCATCCATCAGTGTGTTTCGGAACTGGACACCGAATTGAGCAAACTCGGTTCCAGTCTGATCGTTCGATACGCTCGCGCTTCCGAGGACATTCCGACACTTGCACGGACACTCAACGCGGATCGCGTCTATGCGAACCATGATTATGAGCCACGCCGAATCTCCCGCGACCAGGCGGTGGGCATGGCGCTTCAGCGCGACGGCCGAGAGTTGCTCACCTACAAGGACCATGTCGTGTTTGAGCGGAACGAGATTATCAACCAGTCCGGTCTGCCATTCAGGGTCTATACACCCTACAAGAAGGCGTGGCGTTCGGCTCTTCGCGACGAGCACATCGCCGAACGGGATTGTTCCCTGAAGAACGGGAAGTTCGCCAAACCTTTGCCGGCGTGGTCCCACGCATGGACTCTCGGCGATCTTGGGTTTTCCAAGTCCGATCTCACAGTTGCCGGCGGAATGTGCGCGGCCCGCGCGATGTTTGAGGAATTCCTGCAACGAATCGATCACTATCGCGACCTCCGCGACTTCCCGGCCGCCGATGGCGTTTCGCGACTGTCAGTGCATCTGCGTTTCGGAACGATCAGCATTCGTGAACTGGTCCGCGAGGCGATCAAACGCTCGTCCGCGGGTGCGGCGACCTGGGTTGACGAACTGATATGGCGCGAATTTTACAACATGATCCTGCACTTCTTTCCGCACACTCAGTCGCATGCGTTTCAGACCGATCTTGACGATCTTCCCTGGAGACGGGATCGCGAGCAATTCGGCGCATGGTGCGAAGGAAGAACGGGCTATCCGATTGTCGACGCTGCGATGCGCGAATTGAATGCGACGGGCTACATGCACAATCGCGCGCGGATGATCGTTGCATCATTCCTTACAAAAGACCTGCTCATTGATTGGTGCTGGGGCGAACGCTATTTCGCTCGGAAACTGCTTGACTACGATCTGTCACAGAATCTCGGCGGATGGCAATGGAGCGCGAGCATCGGCACGGACGCGCAGCCGTACTTTCGCGTATTCAACCCCGTTCTTCAATCGGAGCGATTCGACCCGGCCGGCGTCTATATCCGCCGGTTCGTGCCGGAGTTGCGGCACTACCCGAATCACGCGATTCATGAGCCATGGAAAACACCGCCGATCTCGCAAGCGCAGTTCAAGTGTGTGATTGGCCGCGACTACCCGGAGCCGATTGTAGATCACGACGAATCGCGGCGTGCGGCCGTGGAGATGTTTCGGGTCGCGCGAAGCCGATCGACATAGGTTTGGATGAGCGTTTGCGTTGACGTGTCGTGGTCTTACTCCGTGCTCACCAATCGGGCCATGGCGAATGTTCGGCCATAAAAAAGCGACCGCACAGTTGGTTGTGCGGTCGCCATGCTGCCAAATTACGCGTGTTTGATACAGTCGAGAGGCTTATGACGGAAGGCGTCGTCGTCGCATGACGAGTCCCCCGAATCCGATCGCCATCAATCCGAGGCTTGCCGGTTCAGGCACTTCATTGATGTAGAAATCATCCATGCCGAAACAATCGACATTGTTCATCACGGTGAAGACAACGCGGTCGACGGCATCGAAGGCGCTTCCGAGCGCAACCTGCGTCGCGGGAAAACCCCAATCCTCCGATGGAAGCAGCACGGGAGCTCCCGTGGGCACGTTTCCCACGAATCCCTGGACATACGCCAACTCATTCCCGCTCGCCGGCCCTCCGCCCAGGTCCGTGTTTGATGTCAAAGTGAAGTAGTTGAGATCGAACGTACCGGGAAGAATCTGGGTAATCTCCATGGAGGTCACGGTTCCGAAATTCCCAGTGGCCCAGTGTGCATGAATCACGTCGTTTCCGACACCGTAGTAGTTGCCAACGTTCGTCGAGAATCCCCCGGCCGAATTGGGCAGGAAATCAAACCGGTAGCCTCCCTCTTCGTAATAGTCGACATTATCCCAAACCACCGTGTTGTTGGTGGTCTCCGTTGATGAATCCAGTCGCGTGACGGTTCCACCGGTGAAGGTGACCAAAGTCGCCTGCGCTTGAACGGCCATGGCCGCCACAACGATTGACGAAGTTATGAACTTTCCCACGCTCGACATCTTCCCACCCTTTCGGAGGACGAGGCTTGTTGCGGGCAGAAACCGGCCAGAGTCCGACTGGCATCGGAACCGCCGCTTGCAAGCTCTTAATCAGATAAACTGAGAACAACCCCATCCCGAACTACACTGATCCCATAGCATATACACGGCGATTTTTTTCCGCAATGGATTTTACGAATTCCTGGCATCTAGAAAACCAGAGCGCGTTCGCCGTGCCGCGCCGGAGCATTCGGCACGCTTCGGGTGGTGTCCGCGGGCATCTCGCGGCCGGTCGCTTTGTCCGCGCCCGAAGGGGGCCGACGTCTATTCCGTCACGAAATGTCCTTCGCGTTTGCCGAGCCGCCAAAGGATTTCCTTGTACCAGCAGTAGCAGACGGGCAATACGAAGAGCGACAGGAGTTCGATCGACAAACCGCCGACTGCCGGCAGCGCGATCGGAATCATCATGTCCGCGCCACGGCCGTCGCTGGTGAGGATCGGCATGAGTGAAAGCACGGTCGTGGCCGAGGTCATCAGACAGGGTCGCACTCGTCGATTGCCGGCAGAGATGATATTGGCGCGGATGTCGGCGATCCCGCGTACGGGGGTTCGCTGAAACGCCTGACCGAGATAGGTCGCGAGCACGACGCCGTCATCCGTCGTCACGCTGAACAGCGCGATGAACCCGACCCAGACGGCCGCGCTGAGGTTGTATGTTCCGAAATGCAGCAGGTCTCGAACGTTGGTTTCGAAGACCTCGAAATTGCAAAACCACGGTTGGGCGACAAGCCAGAGTCCGATGAATCCGCCCGCCCAGGCGACAGGAATTCCAGTGAAGACGATCATCGAGACAAGCACCGAGCGAAATTCAAAGTATAGAAGGATAAAGAGCAGTCCGAGACTGATCGGCAGAATGACGCTCAGTTTCTTCTGGAAGCGCACCTGGTTTTCGTATGTCCCCGAAAAGCGATAGTGCACGCCTTCGGGCATGATGAGTCGCGGCAGATCGTCATCGACCGAAGCCATGATCCGCTCCTTCAGAGTGCGATCACAGGCCTCGACGACATCCACCTCGGCATAGCCGGGCAACTTGTCGAACAGCACATAGGACACAAGGAAGCCGTCTTCGCTCTTGATCTCCTGCGGCCCGCGGACGTACTGAATTTCGGCGAGTTGAGACAATGGCACCTGCGAGCCATCGGCTCCGGGAACGAGCACCCGCCCCATCGCCTCGATGTTGTCCCGAATCTCACGTTCGTAGCGCACGCGCACGGGGTAGCGCTCGCGGCCTTCCACCGTGGTTGTGGCGGTCATGCCGCCGAGTGCAATCTCGATGACATCCTGCGCGTCCCTGATTCTGACGCCATACCGCGCCGCCCTTTCGCGATCGATCTCGATCTCTAGAAACGGCTTACCGACGACTCGATCGGGAATGACGGTTGCGGGCGAAACACCCGGCACGGTCTTGATGATTTCCGCGATTTCGTAACCCGCTTGCTCGATGGCTTCAAGCGTGTGCCCAAAGACCTTGACGCCCATCGGAGCCCGCATGCCGGACTGAAGCATCACCAGCCTCGCCGCGATGGGCTGCAATTTCGGCGCACCAGTGACACCGGGAAAATCAGCGGCGTCCTGAATCTCTTTCCAGATGTCATCCGGCGACCTGATGTGGTCGCGCCATTGGCGAATTGGTTTGCCGTTTTCGCCGATGATCATTTCGCCGGTGATCGGATCGAGTTTGTATTCCGACTTATAAAGGACGATCGTCTCGATCATCGAAATCGGGGCGGGATCGATAGCCGTCTCGGCGCGTCCGATCTTTCCGACGACGCTTTCGACTTCAGGGATCATGCGAATGGCCTTGTCTTGTGCGGACACGGCGTCGATCGTTGCACCGACCCCGGCATGCGGCATGAGCGTCGGCATGTACAGGAAAGAACCCTCGTCGAGAGGCGGCATGAATTCTCGACCAAGTCCGGGGAACTCATGAACCCCGGACACCCAGAACTTTGAATACAACGATCGCTGCCGGCCTGCCGCCTCCGTGCCGGGTCGCGGCATCCACGAAAACACCCGTCCGAATCCGAGCCAGACGACCAGTCCGAAGATCACAATCGTCGCGGGCACGCAGAGGAACGCCGCTTTATGATCGAGGAACAGCCGCAGAAAGTATGGATACAAATCCACGAAAACCACCCGCACACTCGACCACGCTACGTTGATGCCGAGCACGACCACCAGATTACGGAACATGCCCGCCCCCGGCCCGAGCGGCTGCCAGTGTTCCGTCAGCAAAACAAGCACACCGCCAATGACCAGCAGGCCACCGACAGAGCGCACCCATTTCATCGCCGAGCGCGACGCGA contains:
- a CDS encoding deoxyribodipyrimidine photo-lyase, with amino-acid sequence MSTGLMWFRRDLRLRDNTALHHALAACEKVYCVFCFDREILDRIEDKSDRRVDFIHQCVSELDTELSKLGSSLIVRYARASEDIPTLARTLNADRVYANHDYEPRRISRDQAVGMALQRDGRELLTYKDHVVFERNEIINQSGLPFRVYTPYKKAWRSALRDEHIAERDCSLKNGKFAKPLPAWSHAWTLGDLGFSKSDLTVAGGMCAARAMFEEFLQRIDHYRDLRDFPAADGVSRLSVHLRFGTISIRELVREAIKRSSAGAATWVDELIWREFYNMILHFFPHTQSHAFQTDLDDLPWRRDREQFGAWCEGRTGYPIVDAAMRELNATGYMHNRARMIVASFLTKDLLIDWCWGERYFARKLLDYDLSQNLGGWQWSASIGTDAQPYFRVFNPVLQSERFDPAGVYIRRFVPELRHYPNHAIHEPWKTPPISQAQFKCVIGRDYPEPIVDHDESRRAAVEMFRVARSRST
- the rplM gene encoding 50S ribosomal protein L13; the protein is MSFVTQKCYLAKPNEVERKWYSVDADGKVLGRLAARIAVVLMGKHKPTYTAHVDTGDFVVVTNAEKIRVTGRKDEEYKYVNYTYYSDGLNVTPYKSMMAKHPERILWWAVRRMLPKNAMGRRLLTKLKVYAGPEHPHAAQKCEPLVYDGE
- a CDS encoding SRPBCC family protein, which codes for MPYQKSPTLISVSDEVTIRNAADPVGAFVLDAELHVPQAIDRVFDFFGDAFNLEQITPPFLRFEVLTPRPIPMAEGTLIDYRLKVRGLPMRWRSEITAWEPPFRFVDEQRKGPYRLWRHEHTFQAAEGGTIVRDRVTYRVPGGRLVNQLFVAPDLRRIFQYRRDALRRVLT
- a CDS encoding efflux RND transporter permease subunit, which codes for MPRSMGLVDRVIHYCLHNKLVVLLLLAFTLFWGWRVMPFNVTSEIVPRDPIPVDAFPDLGENQQVIFTDWPGRSPEDVEDQITYPLTTTLQGTAGFKSIRAFSMFGFSVVYVIFDDQHDFYWCRSRVLEKLNVAQQRLPAGVTPSLGPDATGLGQVFWYTLEGSRGGFDLMELRSLQDWTVRYALQGVPGVSEVASVGGYVREYQIDVDPDAMRAHSVRLQEVFESVAQANIDVGAGTIEWNGVEYVVRGKGFIKSTRDVEEIVIRQTAGVPIYVSNVARVQIGPALRRGVLDKEGVEAVGGVVLVRYGANPLKVIESVKRRIAELEQSGALPTRTLPDGTTSTVKIVPFYDRTDLINETLGTLRDALWEELLVTVFVVMLFLRDLRSCTVIGLGLPLTVAMCFILMKAFGVDSNLMSLGGIAIAIGTMNDMGIILSENIVRHLEEKGGRIPIRDIVYEATSEIGSAITTAILMTIIAFLPVFALEGPEGKLFQPLAYTKTFALLGSLLVAIFILPTMAQLIFTPLGGGRGPGRWMLPSLFVVGGITMMTLGWHWAGMAVAAYGAYSIIDSIASRSAMKWVRSVGGLLVIGGVLVLLTEHWQPLGPGAGMFRNLVVVLGINVAWSSVRVVFVDLYPYFLRLFLDHKAAFLCVPATIVIFGLVVWLGFGRVFSWMPRPGTEAAGRQRSLYSKFWVSGVHEFPGLGREFMPPLDEGSFLYMPTLMPHAGVGATIDAVSAQDKAIRMIPEVESVVGKIGRAETAIDPAPISMIETIVLYKSEYKLDPITGEMIIGENGKPIRQWRDHIRSPDDIWKEIQDAADFPGVTGAPKLQPIAARLVMLQSGMRAPMGVKVFGHTLEAIEQAGYEIAEIIKTVPGVSPATVIPDRVVGKPFLEIEIDRERAARYGVRIRDAQDVIEIALGGMTATTTVEGRERYPVRVRYEREIRDNIEAMGRVLVPGADGSQVPLSQLAEIQYVRGPQEIKSEDGFLVSYVLFDKLPGYAEVDVVEACDRTLKERIMASVDDDLPRLIMPEGVHYRFSGTYENQVRFQKKLSVILPISLGLLFILLYFEFRSVLVSMIVFTGIPVAWAGGFIGLWLVAQPWFCNFEVFETNVRDLLHFGTYNLSAAVWVGFIALFSVTTDDGVVLATYLGQAFQRTPVRGIADIRANIISAGNRRVRPCLMTSATTVLSLMPILTSDGRGADMMIPIALPAVGGLSIELLSLFVLPVCYCWYKEILWRLGKREGHFVTE
- the rpsI gene encoding 30S ribosomal protein S9 — protein: MKNGYFWGTGRRKTAVARVRIRPGDGKFVINDKPIEGFFFSVRDRADIVAPLKATKTFGKYDVFANVHGGGGTGQAGAVMLGVARALLKVNPEFVASLRDGRFLTRDPREVERKKPGRPGARKRFQFSKR
- a CDS encoding PEP-CTERM sorting domain-containing protein, encoding MGKFITSSIVVAAMAVQAQATLVTFTGGTVTRLDSSTETTNNTVVWDNVDYYEEGGYRFDFLPNSAGGFSTNVGNYYGVGNDVIHAHWATGNFGTVTSMEITQILPGTFDLNYFTLTSNTDLGGGPASGNELAYVQGFVGNVPTGAPVLLPSEDWGFPATQVALGSAFDAVDRVVFTVMNNVDCFGMDDFYINEVPEPASLGLMAIGFGGLVMRRRRLPS